From Mucilaginibacter rubeus, a single genomic window includes:
- a CDS encoding glycoside hydrolase family 32 protein, whose product MKTKCGLLMLTFITALNCICKAQDPTQKNYSEQYRPQIHFSPKQHWTNDPNGMVYYNHTYHLFFQYYPKGSTWGPMHWGHATSPDLIHWKEKLIALYPDSLGYIFSGSAVVDSNNTSGFSKKGKIPLVAIFTHHDPKGEKEGTDKFQNQSLAYSLDNGNTWTKYKGNPVLRNPGIKDFRDPKVMWYAKEKKWVMTLATKDHITFYSAPDLKNWKQESEFGLEIGAHGGVWECPDLFPLKVDGKTHWVLIVNINPGGPNGGSATQYFVGQFDGNKFTPVDTKTRWLDYGPDEYAGITWGNTGSRKIFLGWMSNWEYANQVPTEKWRNAMTIPRDLVLRKVNGELLLASVPVVELKNIAANVQSTASGKLPAQCMLKANIASLSDYSVTLSNSVGEELVIGYDKKTNQYYIDRTKAGKADFQKDFKGRFVAPRFATTKTSDLTLVIDGTSVELFADKGLTTMTAIFFPNEPFDRIAVKGIALKQTAFKSIWK is encoded by the coding sequence ATGAAAACAAAATGTGGCCTATTAATGCTGACCTTCATTACAGCCTTAAATTGTATTTGTAAGGCACAGGATCCGACTCAAAAAAACTATTCGGAACAATACCGCCCGCAGATCCATTTTTCGCCAAAACAACACTGGACAAATGATCCTAACGGCATGGTTTATTATAACCATACTTATCACCTGTTTTTTCAATATTATCCTAAAGGTTCAACCTGGGGGCCAATGCACTGGGGCCACGCAACCAGTCCGGATCTTATTCATTGGAAGGAAAAGCTGATAGCGCTGTATCCCGATAGTTTGGGCTATATATTTTCGGGCAGCGCAGTGGTTGATTCAAACAATACAAGTGGCTTTAGCAAAAAGGGAAAGATACCGTTGGTGGCCATATTCACGCATCATGATCCAAAAGGAGAGAAGGAAGGAACAGATAAATTTCAAAACCAAAGCTTGGCTTACAGTTTAGATAATGGCAACACCTGGACCAAGTACAAAGGCAACCCGGTGCTGAGAAATCCCGGCATAAAAGATTTTCGCGACCCCAAAGTGATGTGGTACGCAAAAGAAAAAAAATGGGTAATGACCCTGGCTACTAAAGATCATATCACGTTTTACTCCGCCCCTGATTTAAAAAACTGGAAACAGGAAAGCGAGTTTGGATTGGAAATAGGTGCCCACGGTGGCGTTTGGGAATGCCCCGATCTGTTCCCTTTAAAGGTTGATGGTAAAACTCATTGGGTGCTCATTGTTAATATCAATCCCGGCGGACCAAATGGCGGTTCGGCAACACAGTATTTTGTGGGGCAGTTTGATGGTAATAAATTTACTCCTGTTGATACCAAAACCCGCTGGCTTGATTATGGTCCGGATGAGTACGCCGGCATAACATGGGGCAATACCGGCTCACGCAAAATATTTTTAGGCTGGATGAGCAACTGGGAATATGCCAACCAGGTACCTACCGAAAAATGGCGTAACGCTATGACCATTCCGCGCGATTTGGTATTGAGAAAAGTGAATGGCGAATTATTGCTGGCTTCAGTACCTGTTGTTGAGTTAAAAAATATTGCTGCAAACGTGCAAAGTACAGCAAGCGGAAAGCTGCCTGCCCAGTGTATGTTAAAAGCCAATATAGCATCGCTTAGCGATTACAGTGTAACACTGTCCAATAGTGTTGGTGAAGAGCTGGTGATTGGTTACGACAAAAAGACTAATCAATACTATATCGACAGAACAAAGGCCGGTAAAGCTGATTTCCAGAAAGATTTTAAAGGCCGTTTTGTTGCGCCAAGGTTTGCCACAACAAAAACATCCGATCTGACATTGGTTATTGACGGCACATCGGTAGAGTTATTTGCCGATAAAGGTCTTACCACCATGACTGCTATCTTTTTCCCCAATGAGCCTTTTGATCGTATTGCTGTTAAAGGCATCGCCCTGAAGCAAACCGCATTTAAATCTATTTGGAAGTAA
- a CDS encoding RagB/SusD family nutrient uptake outer membrane protein, translating into MKSKILVTTILSGLIILSSCKKALDYTPKGVLSSSDLKSPDAVEGLVTAAYAAIGNGDMIGPIYSDWAYGSVRSDDAYKGGGGTGDVGEVDALEHYNLVTPSMDSFVSRTWKNLFKSISRANVAIRAVNSLSDAEYPNKKIRLAELRFLRAHSYFTMKLLYKNIPIFDETATAADILKVSNTLSNDDSWNKIAADFQYAVDNLPTTQPELARANKLNAQAYLAKLKLYQAYEQDGNHHVVNINKTRLQEVVTLTQAVIASGKYSLSPDIADNFLPETENGPESVFAIQFTINDGTTAGRLNFEDGLNYPHGAPQYGCCGFHAASQNLVNAYTTDANGLPNFDTFNNGVADLSKVTVDTRLDHTVGIDGHPYKYDNTKPFSNSWVRDPGVYGNFHTMRNQQLATSSSYFKLGPFMGSAKNYDILRYDDVLLMQAEAYIELGQQANALPLINQIRNRAAASTGRLKKLDGTFPSSYNVKPYNPANWTQDYARKALQWERRLEFATEGARFFDLVRWGIAEKTLNDYINVEKVRRPFLATAKFTAGRDEYLPIPQSEITFTNGLYKQNPGY; encoded by the coding sequence ATGAAATCGAAAATATTAGTAACAACTATTTTATCGGGCCTGATAATTCTTAGCTCCTGTAAAAAAGCGTTAGATTATACTCCAAAAGGTGTACTATCTTCTTCAGATTTAAAATCACCCGACGCTGTTGAAGGTTTGGTAACCGCGGCTTATGCAGCTATTGGCAATGGCGATATGATAGGACCGATATACAGCGATTGGGCCTATGGCAGTGTGCGCTCAGATGATGCTTATAAAGGCGGCGGTGGTACCGGCGATGTTGGCGAAGTGGATGCTTTGGAACATTACAACTTGGTAACGCCCTCTATGGATTCTTTTGTTTCACGTACCTGGAAAAACCTGTTCAAATCTATTTCAAGGGCAAACGTGGCAATCAGGGCGGTTAATTCACTTTCGGATGCCGAATACCCAAACAAAAAGATCCGTTTAGCCGAATTGAGGTTTTTACGTGCACATAGCTATTTCACGATGAAATTGCTATACAAAAACATCCCTATTTTTGATGAAACCGCCACCGCTGCCGATATTTTGAAAGTTTCGAATACTTTATCAAATGACGATTCATGGAATAAAATAGCTGCCGATTTTCAATACGCAGTTGATAATTTACCAACCACGCAGCCTGAACTGGCACGGGCAAATAAATTAAATGCTCAGGCTTATCTGGCGAAATTAAAATTGTACCAGGCATATGAGCAGGATGGTAATCACCATGTGGTTAATATCAATAAAACAAGGTTGCAGGAAGTTGTTACGCTTACACAAGCGGTTATTGCATCTGGCAAATATTCATTAAGTCCGGATATTGCTGATAACTTTTTACCTGAAACAGAGAACGGGCCGGAATCAGTATTTGCCATACAGTTTACCATTAATGATGGTACTACTGCCGGGCGTCTAAATTTCGAAGACGGGTTAAACTATCCGCATGGTGCGCCTCAATACGGATGCTGCGGATTTCATGCTGCAAGTCAGAATTTGGTAAATGCCTATACAACTGATGCAAATGGCCTGCCTAATTTTGATACATTTAATAACGGCGTAGCCGATCTGTCGAAAGTTACTGTAGATACCAGGTTAGACCATACCGTTGGTATTGATGGGCACCCTTATAAATACGATAACACCAAACCGTTCAGTAACAGTTGGGTGCGTGATCCGGGCGTTTATGGGAACTTCCATACCATGCGCAACCAGCAATTGGCTACAAGCTCATCTTATTTTAAGCTTGGGCCGTTCATGGGATCTGCAAAAAATTATGATATCCTCAGGTATGATGATGTTTTATTAATGCAGGCCGAAGCTTATATCGAATTAGGGCAACAGGCAAATGCACTGCCATTAATTAACCAGATAAGAAACAGGGCTGCTGCAAGTACCGGAAGGCTTAAAAAACTTGATGGTACTTTCCCATCATCCTATAATGTAAAACCTTACAACCCTGCAAACTGGACCCAGGACTATGCGCGTAAGGCATTACAATGGGAAAGGCGGCTGGAATTTGCCACCGAAGGAGCCCGTTTTTTTGATTTGGTTAGATGGGGAATTGCAGAAAAAACTTTAAACGACTACATTAACGTTGAAAAAGTTAGAAGGCCGTTTTTAGCAACGGCTAAATTTACTGCCGGAAGAGATGAATACCTTCCAATTCCGCAATCAGAAATTACGTTCACCAACGGTTTATATAAACAAAACCCTGGATATTAG
- a CDS encoding SusC/RagA family TonB-linked outer membrane protein encodes MDKIYLCSYFKLSIAKQRLKSMLAIMAVLVIFIPNAYSQSKKITGTVKDAKGLSLPGVSVKIKGTATGAVTDSKGTYSLYVSDNKAVLVFSYIGFVTQEQVAGDASVVDVVLAEQSTNLNDVVVVGYGTQKKVNVVGSVATVSAKDLENRPVTNVSSALTGLSSGVSVMQSSGKPGADGATIRIRGLGTLNNNNALVVIDGIQGTLDAVNPDDIESISILKDAAAASIYGSLAANGVILVTTKKGSKNKTTITYSGIASKTNPTSMPSFVTDYVRHMQLVNEGYRNLGQTPVYTDATIAQWQKADADPKGLNAIGVPNYIAYPNTNWAKTIFQNNVLQDHNIALNGGNETTQYLLSAGYNGNPGTMQNTGSDKYQFRVNLQTKATKFLTVGTQTFASLQTYGLASTSNAFNYLRQTTPGVYPYYNGKYGFPSAPEESSTANNILTYLNSTGGRDQESRFNSTIFANVNLYKGLVLETKFNYQTRFEENNSYTIPLERWDFSTNTLKSAASAPAQLSTYYDFNKNYLLTWDAVLRYNTTIAKDHNIGVLGGFDQYYYNYYYFDATKLGLIDPTITTLSSATTPTAATGDAYDYSLRSFFGRLNYDYKQRYLLEAVFRYDGSSKFAPANRWGFFPAFAAGWRISEEPFMQNINNYVSNLKLRASWGQTGNNVLNSSASLGNYDYMATYGTTAYSFNGAAVTGLIQSKTANQNLKWETTTTTNIGLDGSLFKGKMNFEIDAYRKYTSGILFTPTVPLTVGTATAATQNIAEISNRGIEVTLGYHGKAGDLTFNVSGNFAYNFNRVEKYKGTLQEGYATDASGASVYSSNIGQVSSGGTTRVIQGHLINEYYLYPVYKGNGSYYNADGTVNKNGGPKDGMIRTPQDMAWLQSMIDAGYKFQPGNGIGKTKIYYGDLIYGDTNNDGIYGNSYDAQLTKKSSVPKYNAGLQFNVAYKGFDCSMIWAGSFGMYYYWNDIGYNNSIVSLGNAVSTLVANNHYYYNDANPADAANNTGAHYPRLKNTSDVQNAAVASDFYLYNASYVKLKNVQLGYTIPKRISEKWALNRIRIYVAAENLLTITKYPGLDPEIGASVGYPTMRQYSVGLNATF; translated from the coding sequence ATGGATAAAATTTACTTATGCAGTTATTTTAAACTGAGTATAGCTAAACAACGCCTAAAAAGCATGCTGGCGATAATGGCAGTACTCGTTATTTTTATTCCTAATGCTTATTCCCAATCAAAAAAGATTACCGGTACAGTAAAAGATGCCAAAGGCCTTAGCTTGCCAGGAGTAAGTGTTAAAATTAAAGGAACAGCCACAGGGGCGGTTACCGATAGCAAAGGAACGTACAGCTTATACGTATCCGATAATAAGGCTGTATTGGTATTTTCCTACATAGGCTTTGTAACGCAGGAGCAAGTTGCCGGCGATGCATCGGTAGTTGATGTTGTTTTGGCCGAGCAAAGCACCAATCTTAACGATGTGGTAGTTGTAGGTTACGGAACACAAAAGAAGGTAAATGTTGTGGGTTCGGTAGCTACCGTTAGCGCAAAGGATTTAGAAAATCGTCCCGTAACTAACGTTTCGTCTGCATTAACAGGTTTAAGTTCAGGTGTGTCGGTGATGCAAAGTTCGGGAAAGCCGGGTGCCGATGGGGCAACTATCCGCATCAGGGGCCTGGGTACGCTAAACAACAATAACGCGCTGGTAGTAATTGACGGGATCCAGGGTACTTTGGATGCAGTTAACCCGGATGATATTGAAAGTATTTCGATACTGAAAGACGCTGCCGCAGCATCTATATATGGATCACTGGCAGCTAATGGCGTAATTTTAGTAACCACTAAAAAGGGCAGTAAAAACAAAACTACCATTACCTATAGCGGAATAGCATCTAAAACCAATCCAACCAGCATGCCTTCGTTTGTAACCGACTATGTAAGGCACATGCAACTGGTAAATGAAGGCTACAGAAACCTTGGCCAAACGCCGGTTTATACCGATGCTACCATAGCCCAGTGGCAAAAAGCCGATGCCGATCCAAAAGGTTTAAATGCTATTGGCGTTCCTAATTATATTGCCTACCCAAATACAAACTGGGCCAAAACCATCTTTCAAAACAATGTACTGCAAGACCATAACATTGCCCTGAACGGCGGCAACGAAACCACACAATACTTGTTATCGGCCGGATATAACGGCAACCCGGGTACGATGCAAAATACCGGATCTGACAAATACCAGTTCAGGGTTAACCTGCAAACAAAGGCTACCAAGTTTTTAACTGTTGGTACCCAAACCTTCGCATCGTTACAAACTTACGGGCTGGCCAGTACCAGCAATGCTTTCAACTATTTAAGGCAAACCACTCCGGGCGTATATCCATATTATAATGGTAAATATGGTTTCCCATCCGCGCCCGAGGAATCATCAACAGCTAATAACATCCTTACTTATTTAAACAGCACGGGCGGGCGCGACCAGGAATCGAGGTTTAACAGTACAATTTTTGCCAATGTTAATTTGTACAAAGGTTTAGTGCTTGAAACTAAATTTAACTATCAAACCCGTTTCGAGGAAAATAACTCCTACACCATTCCGCTGGAGCGCTGGGATTTTTCGACCAATACTTTAAAGTCGGCAGCATCGGCCCCGGCACAGTTGAGCACTTACTATGATTTTAACAAAAACTACCTGCTTACCTGGGATGCTGTTTTGCGATACAATACCACCATCGCCAAAGATCATAACATTGGTGTATTAGGCGGTTTTGACCAGTACTATTACAACTACTATTATTTTGATGCCACCAAGTTAGGCCTTATCGACCCTACAATAACTACCCTTAGCTCGGCAACAACACCAACAGCCGCCACAGGCGATGCTTATGATTATTCGCTCAGGTCGTTTTTTGGCAGGTTGAATTATGATTACAAGCAACGCTATTTATTGGAAGCGGTGTTCAGGTATGATGGTTCGTCAAAATTTGCGCCGGCAAACCGTTGGGGCTTTTTTCCCGCCTTTGCCGCAGGATGGCGAATTTCGGAAGAGCCTTTTATGCAGAATATCAACAATTACGTAAGTAATTTAAAACTGAGGGCATCATGGGGCCAAACCGGTAATAACGTGCTAAACTCATCAGCCTCCTTAGGTAATTACGATTACATGGCCACTTATGGTACCACGGCTTATTCATTTAACGGCGCCGCTGTAACCGGTTTAATTCAGTCAAAAACAGCTAACCAGAACCTTAAATGGGAAACTACAACAACTACCAACATCGGTTTGGACGGATCGTTGTTTAAAGGCAAAATGAATTTTGAGATAGATGCCTATCGCAAATATACCAGCGGCATTTTATTTACGCCAACAGTACCATTAACAGTAGGTACCGCTACTGCCGCAACACAAAACATTGCCGAAATTTCAAATCGTGGTATTGAGGTTACTCTTGGATATCATGGCAAAGCCGGCGATTTAACCTTTAACGTATCGGGTAATTTTGCCTACAACTTTAACCGCGTTGAAAAATATAAAGGTACTCTACAGGAAGGCTATGCTACTGATGCAAGCGGCGCTTCTGTATACTCATCAAATATTGGACAGGTATCCAGCGGTGGCACAACAAGGGTGATACAGGGACATCTCATTAACGAGTACTACCTGTACCCGGTTTATAAAGGAAACGGCAGCTACTATAATGCCGACGGAACTGTAAACAAAAATGGCGGTCCAAAAGATGGTATGATCCGCACCCCGCAGGATATGGCATGGCTGCAAAGCATGATAGATGCAGGTTATAAATTTCAGCCTGGTAATGGTATCGGAAAAACCAAGATTTATTACGGCGATTTAATTTATGGCGATACCAATAACGACGGTATTTACGGCAACAGCTATGATGCCCAGCTTACCAAAAAATCATCAGTACCTAAATACAACGCAGGTTTGCAATTCAATGTTGCTTACAAAGGCTTTGATTGTTCTATGATATGGGCAGGCAGCTTTGGCATGTACTATTACTGGAACGATATCGGCTACAACAACTCTATTGTATCATTAGGTAACGCGGTTAGTACACTTGTTGCCAACAATCACTACTACTACAACGATGCAAACCCTGCAGATGCGGCAAACAATACAGGCGCGCATTATCCGCGGTTAAAAAATACATCCGATGTGCAGAATGCAGCTGTAGCCAGCGATTTCTACCTGTATAACGCATCGTATGTGAAACTTAAAAACGTTCAGTTAGGCTACACCATCCCTAAACGGATTTCGGAGAAATGGGCCTTGAACAGGATAAGGATCTACGTAGCGGCCGAAAATTTACTCACCATTACCAAGTACCCTGGTCTTGACCCTGAAATAGGGGCAAGTGTGGGATATCCAACCATGCGTCAATATTCAGTTGGTTTAAACGCTACTTTTTAA
- a CDS encoding RagB/SusD family nutrient uptake outer membrane protein yields MMKKIFIALLTVIIVTGCKKNLLDTAPYSSVASSTMWTTDNFTDLGVTGVYQALRLGENTGGDSELELYMFDRFAYTGQYRSQESMLSGTITTGNSLFSSTWQNLYEGVQRANDAIKNIPLKSPSDAAKKSRYVAECKFLRAYFYLRLNQLWKGVPIYLEPFTADEATKPRSTETEVWNQVVTDLTDAINEPNLPQIYAAGAANYGHVTKGAAYALRGKAYLYLKKWDLAAADFNMVKSAGYALFSNYVTLFKAANEQCSEMIFSIQNVAVAGGGTTGYGSTTQWFCGTRSSFGSCWNQYLVSPNLVDLYQNLDGSNFNWDTVLPGYSSLTPAQREVFFLRNNLTAAEITAATTRGAAMNLYLPTGNEERILKAYANRDPRLAANVITPYSTYNGAYNSLNATVTSRWPYRAEAAIGGDLRTDTQSYFYYLYRKFVYEGISETINRSYGPTDFPIIRYADVLLMWAEALNEQGLTSEAVAKVNEVRSRAGVGLLNSSAATAVAGQDDLRERIRNERRVEFPNEGINYFDELRWKSWKDKVFYAGNGVKQVWGANVYTYSFQGDYIYNWPIPLVETQRNPNLKQNDGWIN; encoded by the coding sequence ATGATGAAAAAGATATTTATAGCATTACTTACCGTAATTATTGTAACAGGTTGTAAAAAGAACCTGCTTGATACAGCGCCATATTCGTCCGTGGCTTCATCTACCATGTGGACAACCGATAACTTTACCGATTTGGGTGTTACCGGTGTTTACCAGGCCTTAAGGCTTGGTGAAAACACAGGCGGCGACAGCGAGCTGGAATTGTATATGTTTGACAGGTTTGCCTATACCGGCCAATACAGAAGCCAGGAATCTATGCTGTCGGGAACCATCACTACCGGCAACTCGCTTTTCAGCAGTACCTGGCAAAACCTTTATGAAGGGGTTCAGCGCGCAAATGATGCTATCAAAAACATACCATTGAAATCGCCGTCTGACGCTGCCAAAAAAAGCAGGTACGTTGCTGAGTGTAAATTTTTACGCGCGTATTTTTACCTGAGGTTAAACCAGTTGTGGAAAGGCGTGCCGATTTACCTTGAACCATTTACGGCAGATGAAGCAACAAAACCACGCTCAACAGAAACTGAAGTTTGGAACCAGGTGGTTACCGATTTAACCGATGCCATAAATGAGCCAAATTTACCGCAGATCTACGCGGCAGGAGCGGCCAATTACGGTCACGTTACCAAGGGGGCGGCGTACGCGCTACGCGGCAAGGCTTATTTGTACCTGAAAAAATGGGATTTGGCCGCGGCTGATTTTAATATGGTAAAATCGGCCGGCTATGCGCTTTTCTCCAATTATGTAACCTTGTTTAAAGCAGCCAATGAGCAATGCAGCGAAATGATATTTTCTATCCAGAACGTTGCCGTTGCGGGTGGCGGCACAACCGGTTATGGTTCAACCACACAATGGTTTTGTGGTACCCGTTCATCGTTCGGCTCCTGCTGGAACCAATACCTTGTATCGCCAAATCTTGTCGATCTGTATCAAAACCTTGATGGCTCAAATTTTAACTGGGATACGGTATTGCCTGGATACTCAAGTCTTACACCGGCGCAACGTGAGGTTTTCTTTTTAAGGAACAACCTTACCGCTGCCGAGATTACCGCAGCTACAACCAGGGGTGCGGCAATGAACTTATACCTGCCAACCGGTAACGAAGAAAGGATCCTTAAAGCGTATGCCAACCGCGATCCACGTTTGGCGGCTAATGTGATTACGCCATATTCTACCTATAACGGTGCCTATAATTCATTAAATGCTACTGTTACCTCACGCTGGCCTTACCGTGCTGAGGCTGCTATAGGTGGTGATCTGCGTACAGATACGCAAAGCTATTTTTATTACCTGTACAGGAAATTTGTTTACGAAGGTATTTCTGAAACCATCAACCGGTCTTACGGGCCAACAGATTTTCCGATCATCAGGTATGCCGATGTATTGTTAATGTGGGCCGAAGCGCTTAATGAGCAAGGTTTAACCTCTGAAGCAGTTGCCAAAGTAAATGAAGTAAGGTCAAGGGCAGGGGTTGGCTTATTAAATTCAAGCGCTGCCACCGCAGTAGCAGGACAGGATGACCTGCGCGAGCGCATCAGGAACGAGCGCAGGGTTGAGTTCCCTAACGAGGGTATCAACTATTTTGATGAATTGCGTTGGAAATCATGGAAAGACAAAGTTTTTTATGCCGGCAATGGCGTAAAGCAAGTTTGGGGTGCTAATGTATACACCTACTCGTTCCAGGGAGATTACATTTACAACTGGCCTATCCCTTTGGTTGAAACCCAAAGAAACCCCAACCTAAAACAAAACGACGGGTGGATTAATTAA
- a CDS encoding alpha-L-fucosidase, translating into MSFFNKLFFPLLLLAGTTHAQNGSFTSISPGDKEADIIYKAAHVTPSPRQLRWQQLELTAFFHFGINTFTNKEWGDGKEDISKFNPTELNAEQWVKTVKDAGIKQVIITAKHHDGFCLWPSRFTEHSIKNTPYKNGKGDIVKEVANACKKYGIGFGVYLSPWDRNSAYYGDSVKYNTYFENQLTELLSNYGKVDEVWFDGANGEGPNGKKQVYDFNSWYKLIRRLQPQAVIAIQGPDVRWVGTETGKGRLTEWSVLPVDEQQQKKIADASQKDVMVKPVVYKAGEDLGSRDRLKGAKGLVWYPAETDVSIRPGWFYHPAEDVKVKTGKELLNIYFSSVGRNSLLLLNIPPDTRGLISDSDVQALKDWTELRESLFKNNLLKGFTVHCPNGINNNALVRSQRSSFWTTKGKDSTAVIEFDSAVPVSFNVLQLQEDITGGQRIEKFSLQYLQNDKWTEITSGTTVGYKRLLNFKPVTAGKVRLVIESSRFNPTLVSVGLFKSDFMP; encoded by the coding sequence ATGTCATTTTTTAACAAGCTATTTTTTCCATTACTACTGCTGGCCGGTACTACCCATGCGCAAAACGGCAGCTTTACAAGTATATCGCCGGGAGATAAAGAGGCGGATATCATTTATAAAGCTGCTCATGTAACGCCATCTCCAAGGCAATTGCGGTGGCAGCAACTGGAACTTACCGCGTTCTTTCATTTCGGCATTAACACGTTTACCAATAAGGAGTGGGGCGATGGAAAAGAAGATATCTCGAAATTTAACCCGACTGAACTCAATGCCGAGCAATGGGTTAAAACCGTTAAGGATGCAGGTATAAAACAGGTGATCATCACAGCCAAACACCACGATGGTTTCTGTCTGTGGCCAAGCCGCTTTACTGAACATAGTATTAAGAACACGCCATATAAAAACGGCAAGGGCGATATTGTTAAGGAAGTAGCCAACGCCTGTAAAAAGTACGGCATCGGGTTCGGGGTTTATTTATCGCCATGGGATAGAAACTCGGCGTATTATGGTGACTCGGTTAAATACAACACCTATTTTGAAAACCAGCTGACGGAGTTACTCAGCAATTATGGTAAGGTAGATGAGGTTTGGTTTGACGGCGCGAACGGGGAAGGCCCGAATGGGAAAAAACAGGTTTATGATTTCAATAGCTGGTATAAACTGATCCGCAGGTTACAACCGCAGGCGGTAATTGCCATACAAGGCCCTGATGTGCGCTGGGTTGGTACCGAAACTGGTAAAGGCAGGTTAACCGAATGGAGTGTGTTGCCGGTTGATGAGCAACAACAAAAGAAAATAGCCGACGCGTCGCAAAAGGATGTAATGGTAAAGCCTGTGGTCTACAAAGCGGGCGAAGACCTCGGCAGTCGCGACAGGCTGAAAGGGGCGAAAGGATTGGTTTGGTACCCTGCCGAAACCGATGTATCCATCAGACCAGGATGGTTTTATCACCCGGCAGAAGACGTAAAGGTTAAAACCGGTAAGGAACTTCTGAATATCTATTTTTCCTCGGTTGGCCGCAATAGTTTATTGTTGCTAAACATTCCTCCCGATACAAGGGGCCTTATTAGCGATAGCGATGTACAAGCCCTGAAAGATTGGACTGAACTACGCGAATCACTTTTTAAAAATAACCTGTTGAAAGGCTTTACGGTTCATTGCCCAAACGGGATCAATAATAATGCGCTTGTAAGAAGTCAACGTTCGTCATTTTGGACAACCAAGGGGAAGGATTCTACCGCTGTAATTGAATTTGATTCGGCTGTTCCGGTATCTTTTAATGTGCTGCAATTGCAGGAAGATATTACCGGGGGCCAGCGGATAGAGAAGTTCTCGCTGCAATACCTTCAGAATGATAAATGGACAGAGATTACATCCGGCACCACCGTAGGTTACAAACGCTTGTTGAACTTCAAGCCGGTTACTGCCGGTAAAGTAAGGCTGGTAATTGAATCATCCCGCTTTAACCCAACGCTTGTATCTGTAGGTTTATTTAAAAGCGATTTTATGCCCTGA